A window of Methanolobus sediminis contains these coding sequences:
- the map gene encoding type II methionyl aminopeptidase — protein sequence MADKVKEIEEIVEKYLKAGKILSQVRSEAKDRIKVGVSLLEIAEFVENRAVELGADGSAFPCNISRNDEAAHATPFAGEETVFGEDVIKLDLGVHVDGYIADSAITIDLSGKYTELVNASKDALDAAIDTVKNGVSTADIAAAIEDAILAHDLKPVGNLTGHGLAQYLPHAPPSVPNKRVTSGVVLRTGDIIAIEPFATDGAGKVVDGSLTEIFQVVNKKPVRLPAARALLKELAPYRTLPFAKRWLKTPQLDFALIQLERSGIVHSYPVLKEVAGGMVSQAEHTVIVTEDGCQVTTK from the coding sequence ATGGCTGACAAAGTTAAGGAGATCGAAGAGATAGTTGAAAAATATCTCAAAGCAGGAAAGATACTCTCACAGGTAAGAAGTGAGGCAAAGGACAGGATCAAGGTAGGTGTCAGTTTGCTGGAGATCGCTGAGTTTGTGGAGAACCGCGCAGTAGAACTCGGTGCGGATGGATCAGCTTTTCCATGTAACATTTCCCGTAACGATGAGGCAGCACACGCCACACCATTTGCAGGTGAGGAAACTGTCTTTGGTGAAGATGTCATAAAACTTGACCTCGGTGTCCATGTTGACGGTTACATTGCAGACTCTGCAATCACAATTGACCTTTCTGGAAAGTATACCGAACTTGTAAACGCTTCTAAAGACGCACTTGATGCTGCAATAGATACTGTTAAAAATGGTGTGAGCACAGCAGATATCGCTGCAGCTATTGAGGATGCAATTCTTGCACATGACCTGAAACCTGTAGGTAACCTTACAGGGCACGGGCTTGCGCAGTATCTCCCACATGCTCCTCCTAGTGTACCCAACAAAAGAGTTACCAGTGGAGTTGTGCTTCGTACAGGTGACATAATTGCCATAGAGCCTTTCGCAACAGATGGTGCAGGGAAGGTAGTGGACGGATCACTAACTGAGATCTTCCAGGTAGTGAATAAAAAACCAGTACGTTTACCAGCCGCAAGAGCTCTTCTTAAGGAACTCGCTCCATACAGGACCCTTCCATTTGCAAAAAGATGGTTGAAGACCCCGCAACTTGACTTTGCTCTCATACAGCTTGAAAGATCAGGAATCGTTCATTCATATCCTGTACTTAAAGAAGTTGCAGGTGGAATGGTTTCACAGGCAGAGCATACAGTTATAGTAACAGAAGACGGATGTCAGGTTACAACTAAATAA
- the hisB gene encoding imidazoleglycerol-phosphate dehydratase HisB gives MRKAEISRKTSETDIFIELNLDGKGVADISTEVGFFDHMLTAFTKHGNFDLTVKATGDLIVDDHHLIEDTGIVLGQVLAEALGNKAGIARFGEARIPMDEALATVALDLGGRSYLVVDAEFKAPKVGEFSTQMVDHFFEAVAQNAKMNMHAHVYGDNDHHKIEALFKAFAYALRRAVIVEGNEIKSTKGVL, from the coding sequence ATGAGAAAAGCAGAGATTTCACGCAAAACCAGCGAAACTGACATCTTCATTGAGCTTAACCTTGACGGAAAAGGTGTTGCAGATATAAGTACAGAAGTAGGGTTTTTTGACCATATGCTGACTGCTTTCACAAAACATGGGAACTTCGACCTCACGGTAAAAGCTACCGGAGACCTCATTGTAGATGACCATCACCTGATTGAAGATACAGGCATAGTTCTTGGGCAGGTGCTGGCGGAGGCACTTGGAAACAAGGCAGGTATTGCAAGATTTGGAGAAGCACGCATTCCTATGGATGAAGCACTTGCAACCGTTGCACTGGACCTTGGAGGACGCAGCTATCTTGTAGTAGATGCAGAGTTCAAAGCTCCTAAAGTTGGTGAGTTCAGCACCCAGATGGTAGACCACTTCTTCGAAGCTGTTGCCCAGAATGCAAAAATGAATATGCATGCTCATGTTTATGGTGACAACGATCACCACAAAATAGAAGCACTCTTCAAAGCCTTCGCTTATGCTCTCAGAAGAGCAGTGATTGTAGAAGGAAACGAGATCAAAAGCACCAAAGGAGTGCTTTGA
- a CDS encoding methionine adenosyltransferase produces MRNIKVEHLIETPVEKQQIELVERKGVGHPDSISDGLAEAMSRALCKEYIEKCGVVLHHNTDETQIVAGRSNPQFGGGEVIQPIYTLLVGRATKEFNGVEIPAEAVALRAAKEYLRNTIVDIDLEGDIILDCKLGTGSSDLRDVFQRDRVPVANDTSFGVGHAPFSELEQIVYDSERMLITDLKKKIPGIGTDIKVMGLRDNNDIQLTICCGMVGKYVDDMDHYLNIKEEMVDYVTDLALKRTDRTVKAFVNAADNVKCNSVFLTVTGTSAEMGDDGSVGRGNRCNGLITPNRPMSMEATSGKNPINHIGKIYNLLSTQMAKDIVKAVPDVDDVYIKLLSQIGQPIDQPFVASAQIIPADGANFNSIKSEVEVIMDEWLADVTKITKMVINGELDTF; encoded by the coding sequence ATGCGAAACATCAAAGTTGAACACCTGATTGAAACACCGGTGGAAAAACAGCAGATCGAACTTGTAGAGAGGAAGGGAGTAGGTCACCCTGACAGTATCTCAGACGGTCTGGCAGAGGCAATGAGCCGTGCACTGTGTAAGGAATATATCGAAAAATGTGGTGTGGTCCTTCACCACAATACCGATGAGACTCAGATCGTGGCAGGAAGGTCAAACCCTCAGTTTGGAGGCGGAGAGGTCATCCAGCCAATTTATACTCTGCTTGTAGGAAGGGCAACCAAAGAATTCAACGGTGTAGAGATTCCAGCAGAGGCTGTTGCCCTGAGGGCAGCCAAGGAGTATCTCAGAAATACTATTGTTGACATTGACCTTGAAGGAGACATAATTCTTGACTGTAAGCTTGGTACAGGTTCATCTGACCTGAGAGATGTTTTCCAGAGAGACAGGGTTCCTGTTGCAAACGATACTTCCTTTGGTGTAGGGCATGCTCCCTTCTCAGAACTTGAGCAGATCGTTTACGATTCAGAGAGAATGCTGATAACAGATCTTAAGAAGAAGATTCCTGGAATTGGTACAGATATCAAGGTCATGGGTCTGAGGGACAACAATGATATTCAGCTTACTATCTGCTGTGGAATGGTAGGCAAGTACGTCGATGATATGGACCACTACCTGAACATCAAGGAAGAGATGGTGGATTACGTTACTGACCTTGCTCTTAAGCGCACAGACCGCACAGTAAAGGCATTTGTCAATGCAGCAGATAATGTAAAGTGTAATTCAGTGTTCCTTACAGTTACCGGTACTTCTGCAGAAATGGGTGATGACGGTTCAGTAGGACGTGGAAACCGCTGTAACGGACTTATCACTCCTAACAGGCCAATGAGTATGGAAGCAACCAGTGGTAAGAACCCAATTAACCACATTGGTAAGATATACAACCTGCTGTCAACCCAGATGGCAAAGGATATCGTAAAGGCAGTTCCTGATGTTGATGATGTTTACATTAAGCTGCTTTCCCAGATTGGCCAGCCAATAGACCAGCCATTTGTAGCAAGCGCACAGATCATCCCTGCCGACGGTGCAAACTTCAACTCTATTAAGTCAGAAGTTGAGGTCATTATGGATGAGTGGCTCGCTGATGTCACCAAGATCACAAAGATGGTCATCAACGGAGAACTTGACACTTTCTAA
- a CDS encoding helix-hairpin-helix domain-containing protein — MTRRSPANEHHMTLMERMRVLSEGTKYDSCNQSAVCHAFGPDGRCIQLYKTLMTNTCSGECTYCPNRCGRDSVKASLSPEEITKITWSFYRRNAIEGLFLSSGVMGDAERTAEKQLEVARLLRGQGFTGYIHIRVMPGTPKYLLEEIAECANKFGVNAETTSTINYSEICPNFDYKNDVLQRLQWTRDLINKKRKEEGFRGRIIGANDTQFVVGAVQESDREIIGTVENFMNRYELRRPYFMSFDPVPFTPLENNDPSPMWREIRLYQTSYLLKDYGMTAYDLDSVLDDNGFLLDMDPKMLLASCNPDTFPINVNTASREDLLKVPGIGPVGANRIIQSRPISSEKELSRMGVVMSRARPFIELNGKRQTNLFSFTGVGA, encoded by the coding sequence GTCATGCTTTCGGACCCGATGGTCGCTGCATACAGCTCTACAAAACGCTGATGACTAATACCTGCTCCGGTGAGTGCACGTATTGTCCGAACAGGTGCGGCAGGGATTCTGTGAAGGCATCGTTAAGTCCGGAAGAGATCACAAAGATCACGTGGTCATTCTATCGCAGAAATGCAATTGAAGGTTTGTTCCTGTCATCCGGGGTAATGGGTGATGCTGAAAGGACCGCTGAGAAGCAACTGGAGGTAGCAAGGCTTCTGAGAGGACAGGGATTTACAGGCTATATACACATTCGTGTGATGCCAGGAACACCTAAGTATTTGCTGGAGGAGATAGCTGAATGTGCAAATAAGTTCGGAGTAAATGCAGAGACCACAAGTACGATAAATTACTCGGAGATCTGCCCTAATTTTGATTACAAGAACGATGTGCTTCAGCGGTTGCAATGGACCCGTGATCTCATTAACAAAAAAAGAAAAGAAGAAGGTTTTAGAGGACGCATTATCGGTGCCAACGACACTCAATTCGTGGTGGGTGCAGTTCAGGAGTCAGACAGGGAAATTATCGGGACCGTTGAGAACTTTATGAACAGGTATGAGTTAAGAAGACCATATTTCATGAGCTTTGATCCGGTTCCCTTCACTCCTCTTGAAAATAATGATCCTTCTCCAATGTGGAGAGAGATAAGGCTATACCAGACATCTTATCTGCTGAAGGATTATGGCATGACTGCATATGACCTGGATTCTGTTCTTGATGACAATGGTTTCCTTCTTGATATGGATCCAAAGATGCTTCTTGCATCCTGTAACCCTGATACGTTCCCTATAAATGTGAATACTGCAAGCAGGGAAGACCTGCTCAAAGTGCCGGGAATCGGGCCGGTGGGTGCAAACAGGATCATTCAGTCAAGGCCAATAAGTTCTGAAAAGGAACTTTCACGTATGGGTGTGGTTATGAGCCGCGCAAGGCCTTTTATTGAGCTCAATGGAAAAAGACAGACGAACCTTTTCTCTTTTACAGGTGTGGGAGCATGA
- a CDS encoding helix-hairpin-helix domain-containing protein, which yields MLAEVRTLQDIPGIGDKMSKRFVEHFGSEVQALDAILAGDIASISEVEGIGQRYAISLIQDVASRVEGVTVDDFLRTREAMDVYEKLLDLVREFAHTRYSREKLHVFFPYPSAKSEKIMQVRDSVSYYMHTASLLEGDDNVADLLSTVSQLNFRHQCPKIRDRVIITSDQECYESARKRFSGIVDVHFAKSLSELIDISRGFSQVIAVGDKFLAFDFPEDIEPEFVSDLDDLDDYKIIPEKEIFLFSRNLRSLESSVNLARLLRSKGVSFFEKMDDDAIEMLSSTLALIDEDGDIVHGMDAELDRISDAISSLNSVVTETVSSVNKELNSSLENSQMTLSGQDMLKVMNGSMELKEILGKKLHKNYSSVVKNAVERICNELHLEKKERLLVDSLFPEEIMHPIEADVESLNNLRQHLDKKAQKRKFNHKREVSRVLSAYRELSREMVKSVLDFDVGFAIGLFSRTYGLSMPAIIDGAGIGFKGGRNLFLLSRHGDVIPVDYSIGGNSFAPVNDDSRVVLLSGVNSGGKTSLLELLAQSIILSHMGFPVPAEKMEISLTESMYYFAKSKGTLDAGAFETTLTEFSVVADESAKFVLADELESITEPGASAKIMAGILEVLMENDSTMSIFVSHLSEQIMENTVCNIRVDGIEASGLDSELNLVVDRTPRYNYVAKSTPELIVERLSKKTGGKEQEFYEKLRTKFQ from the coding sequence ATGCTGGCAGAAGTAAGGACATTACAGGACATTCCCGGTATAGGGGATAAGATGTCAAAACGTTTCGTGGAACATTTTGGTAGCGAGGTTCAGGCACTCGATGCGATACTGGCTGGAGATATTGCCAGCATTTCGGAAGTTGAAGGAATAGGACAACGTTATGCCATATCATTGATACAGGATGTCGCATCCAGGGTAGAAGGTGTAACAGTAGATGATTTTCTTAGGACAAGGGAGGCAATGGATGTCTATGAGAAATTGCTTGACCTTGTACGTGAATTTGCTCATACACGTTATTCCAGGGAAAAGTTACATGTGTTCTTCCCTTACCCTTCCGCAAAATCAGAAAAGATCATGCAGGTGAGGGACTCTGTTTCATATTATATGCATACAGCCAGCCTGCTGGAAGGCGATGATAACGTTGCAGATCTTCTGTCAACTGTCTCCCAGCTTAACTTCAGGCACCAATGTCCCAAAATACGGGATCGTGTGATCATCACATCAGACCAGGAATGTTATGAGTCTGCAAGAAAGCGTTTTTCAGGTATAGTTGACGTTCATTTTGCAAAGTCTCTTTCAGAGTTAATAGATATTTCCAGAGGTTTTTCCCAGGTGATCGCAGTAGGTGATAAATTCCTCGCGTTTGATTTTCCCGAGGATATAGAACCTGAATTTGTATCTGATCTCGATGACTTGGATGATTATAAGATCATACCGGAAAAAGAGATATTCCTTTTTTCCCGTAATCTCAGGTCCCTCGAGTCCTCTGTTAATTTAGCGAGGTTGCTGCGGTCAAAAGGAGTGAGTTTTTTTGAGAAAATGGATGATGATGCTATTGAAATGTTGTCATCAACTCTTGCTCTCATAGATGAGGATGGTGACATTGTTCATGGAATGGATGCTGAACTTGACAGGATATCCGATGCAATTTCCAGTCTCAACTCAGTTGTTACTGAAACAGTCAGCTCTGTAAATAAGGAACTGAACTCATCCCTTGAGAATAGTCAGATGACATTGAGTGGTCAGGATATGCTCAAGGTCATGAACGGTTCCATGGAACTGAAAGAGATACTGGGCAAGAAGCTGCATAAGAATTATAGTTCAGTTGTAAAGAATGCTGTTGAAAGGATATGCAATGAACTTCACCTGGAGAAAAAAGAACGATTACTTGTGGATTCTCTTTTCCCGGAGGAAATAATGCATCCAATAGAGGCTGATGTTGAAAGCCTTAATAACCTCAGACAGCACCTTGACAAAAAGGCACAGAAAAGGAAGTTCAACCATAAACGCGAAGTTTCCCGTGTATTGTCTGCTTACAGGGAACTTTCCAGGGAAATGGTAAAGTCAGTCCTTGATTTCGATGTAGGTTTTGCTATTGGACTCTTTTCAAGAACATACGGTCTTTCAATGCCCGCTATAATAGATGGTGCAGGTATCGGGTTTAAGGGTGGAAGGAATCTTTTCCTTCTTTCAAGGCATGGAGATGTAATTCCGGTGGATTATTCTATAGGTGGAAATTCCTTTGCACCGGTAAATGATGATAGCCGTGTTGTACTTTTAAGCGGAGTAAATTCAGGAGGAAAGACCTCCCTGCTGGAATTGCTTGCACAAAGCATAATTCTTTCACATATGGGTTTCCCGGTTCCTGCAGAAAAGATGGAAATCTCTCTTACAGAGTCTATGTACTACTTTGCCAAATCAAAAGGTACACTGGATGCAGGTGCTTTTGAAACAACACTTACTGAGTTCTCAGTGGTGGCAGATGAATCTGCTAAGTTTGTTCTGGCTGATGAACTTGAGTCGATCACCGAACCCGGTGCATCAGCAAAAATAATGGCTGGGATACTTGAGGTTCTAATGGAAAATGACAGTACAATGTCGATATTCGTATCACATCTGTCCGAGCAGATAATGGAAAATACCGTATGCAACATCCGGGTTGATGGAATTGAAGCCAGTGGTCTGGATTCAGAATTGAATCTTGTAGTTGACAGGACTCCACGGTATAATTATGTTGCAAAAAGCACTCCTGAATTGATAGTAGAGAGACTTTCAAAGAAAACCGGTGGTAAAGAACAGGAGTTTTACGAAAAATTGAGGACTAAATTCCAATAA
- a CDS encoding M24 family metallopeptidase, producing MTSSTVPINISKTLESHKSDAYLMVGNSNNADIYYATRFSASDEFTYIQIKDGSEILFISDMEKGRAEIESRVSDIRTLQGCDYRSKVKERQDPALAYCDCIAKILQKEGARHIAVPRDFPYHIAQTLKEEGFSIQAVKSPFAQLRAKKDESEIKIVRKVQDACNTAMKAAAEMIRKSENVEGILNYRGFALTSEMIRKEIDITLLEHGCEADSTIVAGGTGSANPHWEGEGPLKADEPVVIDIFPRSKREKYYADMTRTVLHGTPSDKLKDMYDAVLEAQKAGIEMVKPGVKCSDIHNKVCDVFKERGYDTIREGSTVGFIHSTGHGVGLEIHELPYVGNSDVELEEGNIITIEPGLYYPDVGGIRLEDLILVTADGHENLTEMEKKFVY from the coding sequence ATGACCTCATCAACAGTTCCCATTAATATTTCCAAAACGCTGGAAAGCCACAAGTCAGATGCATATCTGATGGTAGGGAATTCGAACAATGCCGATATTTATTACGCAACCCGTTTTTCCGCTTCTGACGAGTTCACATACATTCAGATAAAGGACGGTAGCGAAATACTCTTTATTTCCGACATGGAAAAAGGAAGGGCTGAGATCGAATCCAGGGTGTCTGACATTCGTACCTTACAGGGCTGTGATTACAGGTCAAAAGTGAAGGAAAGACAGGATCCTGCCCTTGCCTATTGCGACTGCATCGCTAAGATCCTTCAAAAGGAAGGTGCAAGACATATTGCTGTGCCCAGGGATTTCCCATATCATATTGCACAGACTCTTAAGGAAGAAGGATTTAGCATACAGGCAGTCAAAAGCCCATTTGCCCAGCTGCGCGCAAAAAAAGATGAATCTGAGATAAAGATTGTCAGAAAAGTACAGGATGCCTGCAACACCGCAATGAAAGCAGCAGCGGAAATGATCCGCAAATCCGAAAATGTGGAAGGCATACTCAATTACCGTGGTTTTGCCCTGACATCAGAAATGATCCGCAAAGAAATCGATATAACTCTTCTTGAACATGGGTGTGAGGCAGACAGCACCATCGTTGCAGGTGGCACGGGTTCAGCCAATCCTCACTGGGAAGGTGAGGGTCCGCTAAAGGCAGATGAACCTGTGGTCATAGATATCTTCCCACGCAGTAAGAGGGAAAAATACTATGCAGACATGACCCGCACAGTTCTTCATGGAACTCCTTCTGATAAGTTAAAGGACATGTATGATGCAGTTCTTGAAGCTCAGAAAGCTGGGATTGAGATGGTAAAACCAGGTGTCAAATGCAGCGACATACACAACAAGGTATGTGATGTTTTTAAGGAAAGAGGCTATGACACAATAAGAGAAGGTTCAACTGTTGGTTTTATTCATTCAACAGGGCACGGCGTAGGTCTTGAGATCCATGAGCTTCCATATGTTGGCAACAGTGACGTGGAACTGGAAGAAGGCAATATCATCACCATTGAGCCGGGATTATACTATCCGGATGTAGGCGGCATTCGTCTTGAAGACCTGATCCTTGTGACAGCAGACGGGCATGAGAACCTGACCGAGATGGAAAAGAAATTTGTATATTAG
- a CDS encoding YunC family protein — MLIENIELENGTAMGLNFAMQNASLLVIRADRGFVMCGYLDMETASALGDVAVKVKGVNSFEDVLAAPVVEATPKAINLGIKVGMTGKEALELMF, encoded by the coding sequence ATGCTGATAGAAAATATCGAACTTGAGAACGGGACGGCAATGGGTTTGAATTTTGCGATGCAGAATGCTTCATTACTCGTAATTCGTGCTGACAGGGGTTTTGTGATGTGCGGTTATCTTGACATGGAAACTGCATCTGCTCTTGGGGACGTAGCTGTAAAGGTCAAGGGTGTGAACAGCTTTGAAGATGTGCTTGCAGCACCTGTTGTCGAGGCAACCCCGAAAGCCATCAACCTTGGAATTAAAGTAGGTATGACCGGAAAAGAAGCATTAGAACTGATGTTCTGA
- a CDS encoding DUF4130 domain-containing protein: protein MIVAFRENVEGVLLACAELMENKDCELISAKDRESLKQKMEFAGITDVKMLGFRATVDTSKLVRHIFGSQRPRMFQRDPDVEGYISLVLRHHSSSPIELVQFLDSCEGNAELLYSGKTRTGKKYYNYMRDVSRSYHRLCMFARPYSVNGVLSVKVDSPHHIGDMFCRWLARKNPDLPVSVIQEDVAWIGNGSHVGLEHYICVPSSLAGSLEFSSATDEIDDLWDMYYDSQAIPKRRNKAHAKQLQPKASASMSKMSERDRYKVERGIANCTLDNFASGSEV, encoded by the coding sequence ATGATAGTAGCATTCAGGGAAAATGTGGAAGGTGTTCTGCTTGCATGTGCAGAACTTATGGAAAATAAAGATTGTGAACTCATCAGTGCGAAGGACAGGGAATCACTGAAACAGAAAATGGAGTTTGCAGGTATAACTGATGTAAAAATGCTGGGATTCAGGGCTACAGTTGATACTTCAAAGTTGGTACGCCACATTTTCGGCTCACAAAGACCAAGGATGTTCCAGCGTGATCCTGATGTTGAAGGTTACATATCGCTGGTTCTGAGGCATCATAGTTCAAGTCCAATTGAGCTGGTTCAGTTTCTGGATTCATGTGAAGGAAATGCCGAATTGCTATATTCCGGCAAGACAAGAACCGGAAAGAAATATTATAATTACATGCGGGACGTGAGCCGTTCATATCATCGTCTGTGCATGTTTGCACGACCATATTCTGTAAATGGTGTGCTTTCTGTAAAAGTGGATTCTCCTCATCATATAGGGGATATGTTCTGTCGCTGGCTTGCCAGAAAGAATCCTGATCTTCCGGTTTCAGTTATACAGGAAGATGTTGCATGGATAGGAAATGGGAGCCATGTGGGATTAGAACATTATATCTGTGTTCCTTCTTCTCTTGCCGGAAGTCTGGAATTCTCATCAGCAACAGATGAGATAGATGACCTGTGGGATATGTATTATGATTCACAGGCAATCCCCAAGAGGAGAAACAAGGCTCATGCAAAACAATTACAACCAAAAGCATCAGCTTCAATGAGCAAAATGTCTGAAAGGGACAGGTATAAAGTTGAAAGGGGAATCGCAAATTGTACTCTTGACAATTTTGCATCCGGGTCGGAGGTATGA
- the hisA gene encoding 1-(5-phosphoribosyl)-5-[(5-phosphoribosylamino)methylideneamino]imidazole-4-carboxamide isomerase, translating into MSFEVIPAVDMRNGKCVQLVQGVPGSEMVSIDDPVAVAKDWVSQGAKTLHLIDLDGAIDGKRRNAPIIENIVKECKPLGMKIQVGGGIRSFENAAELLNIGVDRVILSTAAINNPQLVKELADEFGSEHINVALDSKNGKVSIEGWKKESEFTAVEMGIKFEELGAGSILFTNIDTEGLLQGVNTAPTEELVRSVNIPVIASGGVTKLEDLIALKNTGAKAVVVGSALYTGKFTLPEAINIISEDL; encoded by the coding sequence ATGTCATTCGAAGTGATACCTGCCGTTGATATGAGAAACGGCAAATGCGTACAACTGGTACAGGGTGTTCCCGGAAGCGAAATGGTTTCCATTGACGACCCGGTTGCTGTGGCAAAAGACTGGGTATCCCAGGGTGCAAAGACCCTGCATCTCATAGACCTTGACGGTGCCATTGATGGGAAACGCAGGAATGCACCAATTATAGAGAACATAGTCAAGGAATGCAAGCCTCTTGGAATGAAGATCCAGGTCGGCGGCGGAATCCGTTCTTTTGAAAATGCTGCCGAACTTCTGAACATCGGTGTTGACAGAGTAATACTCAGTACTGCTGCCATCAACAACCCACAGCTTGTAAAAGAGCTTGCTGATGAGTTTGGAAGTGAACACATAAACGTGGCTCTGGATTCCAAGAATGGTAAAGTATCTATTGAAGGCTGGAAAAAAGAATCCGAATTCACAGCCGTAGAAATGGGAATCAAATTTGAGGAGCTTGGCGCAGGAAGTATCCTATTTACTAATATAGATACTGAAGGACTACTTCAGGGAGTCAACACTGCTCCTACCGAAGAACTGGTCAGATCAGTTAACATCCCGGTGATTGCATCTGGTGGCGTAACCAAACTGGAAGATCTCATTGCACTGAAAAATACCGGAGCAAAAGCAGTTGTTGTCGGAAGTGCATTATACACTGGTAAATTCACACTTCCAGAAGCGATAAATATTATCAGTGAAGATTTATAA
- the hisG gene encoding ATP phosphoribosyltransferase produces MIRIAIPNKGRLHDPTVNLLKEAGLPVLEGGTRKLFAKTTDPEITYLFARAADIPEYVQDGAADVGITGLDLIDETESDVEVMLDLKFGGANLVLAVPEESTISSAAELQGMRVATEFPNITAKYFKNLGVDIEVIKVSGACEMTPHVGIADAIVDISSSGTTLVTNHLKMIEKVFTSSVYLIANKKTKADNEKIEQIQTAVESVLRAKGKRYLMMNVPESELETVKKVLPGMAGPTVMKVESDDSILAVHAVVDASGIFATVGELKKAGAKDILVVPIERMMP; encoded by the coding sequence ATGATACGTATTGCAATACCTAACAAAGGGCGCTTACATGACCCTACCGTAAACCTCCTTAAAGAGGCAGGCCTGCCTGTACTTGAAGGGGGAACAAGGAAACTTTTTGCTAAAACAACAGACCCTGAGATCACATATCTTTTTGCAAGAGCCGCAGATATCCCGGAATATGTGCAGGACGGTGCCGCAGATGTAGGTATCACAGGTCTTGACCTCATTGATGAGACCGAATCCGATGTAGAGGTCATGCTTGATCTTAAATTCGGTGGTGCAAATCTGGTACTTGCAGTGCCTGAAGAATCTACAATCAGTTCTGCCGCCGAGCTTCAGGGAATGCGTGTTGCAACTGAATTCCCAAACATCACTGCAAAATACTTCAAGAACCTTGGTGTTGATATAGAGGTCATAAAGGTCAGCGGTGCATGTGAAATGACACCACACGTAGGAATTGCCGATGCAATAGTGGACATTTCAAGCTCAGGGACAACTCTTGTAACCAATCATCTCAAAATGATAGAAAAGGTATTCACTTCATCAGTTTACCTCATAGCAAACAAAAAGACAAAAGCTGACAATGAGAAGATCGAACAGATCCAGACAGCTGTTGAAAGTGTGCTCAGGGCAAAGGGCAAACGTTATCTTATGATGAACGTTCCGGAAAGCGAGCTTGAAACAGTTAAGAAAGTACTTCCCGGAATGGCAGGTCCTACAGTAATGAAAGTAGAATCTGATGATTCCATACTTGCTGTACATGCCGTTGTCGATGCGTCTGGTATTTTTGCAACCGTTGGCGAGCTCAAAAAAGCAGGTGCAAAAGATATCCTAGTAGTACCAATTGAAAGAATGATGCCCTAA